One region of Mucilaginibacter gotjawali genomic DNA includes:
- a CDS encoding efflux RND transporter periplasmic adaptor subunit, whose amino-acid sequence MNFSKSLYRVIGAQITPGSMQKLTIAVLMPCLLFLFSCGDKNAQKNAMFAQGPGTYKVVTLQPRTVTLSTDYPASIQGLQNIEIRPKVDGYVEKIFVDEGSLVKKGQLLFKINAPQYEQDVRTAQAGIKTAEADVNTATLQVNKVKPLVEKDIISHYELESAQLTLQTKEAALAQAKAALENARINLGYTTILSPVDGVIGSLPYKLGSLVSATTAEPLTTVYNTANVYAYFAMNEKQLLDFTRDSTSNTSFKSKLNNIPLVTLVLSDGTIYDYKGKVETVNGLINTTTGSANFRAGFANPKGLLRSGSSASVRIPKTVKDAIIVPQNVTYELQDKRFVFAVDNQNKVKNVAITVMENTPGQFYIVTGGLKSGDRIIAEGANNIKDGTEIKPVEVNAGSVYKDLK is encoded by the coding sequence ATGAACTTCAGTAAAAGTCTATACCGCGTCATTGGCGCTCAAATAACACCAGGCAGTATGCAAAAATTAACAATAGCAGTTTTGATGCCCTGTTTGTTGTTTTTATTTTCGTGCGGTGACAAAAATGCACAGAAGAATGCCATGTTTGCACAGGGGCCAGGTACTTACAAAGTAGTTACCCTGCAGCCCCGGACGGTAACTTTGAGTACCGACTACCCCGCAAGTATCCAGGGCTTGCAAAACATTGAGATAAGGCCCAAAGTTGACGGCTATGTTGAAAAGATCTTTGTGGATGAGGGATCGCTCGTTAAAAAAGGCCAGTTGTTATTTAAAATAAATGCCCCGCAATATGAGCAGGATGTGCGTACTGCCCAGGCCGGCATTAAAACCGCCGAAGCCGATGTAAATACGGCCACTTTGCAGGTGAACAAAGTGAAGCCGCTGGTTGAAAAAGATATCATCAGCCATTACGAACTTGAGTCGGCGCAACTGACCTTGCAAACTAAAGAGGCTGCCCTGGCACAAGCCAAAGCAGCGCTGGAAAACGCCAGGATAAACCTGGGATACACCACCATTTTAAGCCCGGTAGATGGCGTTATTGGTTCGTTGCCTTATAAGCTTGGAAGCCTGGTTTCAGCTACCACTGCAGAACCGTTAACAACGGTTTATAACACAGCCAATGTATACGCCTATTTTGCGATGAACGAAAAGCAATTGCTTGATTTTACCCGCGACAGCACCAGTAATACCAGCTTCAAATCGAAATTAAATAATATCCCTTTGGTTACCCTGGTACTTTCGGATGGAACGATATATGACTATAAAGGTAAAGTGGAAACCGTAAACGGGCTGATCAATACCACAACCGGTTCGGCAAATTTCAGGGCTGGTTTCGCTAACCCTAAAGGGCTGTTGCGCAGCGGCAGCAGTGCATCGGTTAGGATACCCAAAACAGTGAAAGATGCCATTATTGTACCGCAAAACGTTACCTACGAATTGCAGGACAAGCGTTTTGTATTCGCGGTAGATAATCAAAACAAGGTGAAGAATGTCGCAATAACCGTAATGGAAAATACACCGGGGCAGTTTTATATTGTAACCGGCGGCTTGAAAAGCGGCGATCGGATTATTGCCGAAGGCGCTAATAATATAAAGGACGGTACAGAGATTAAACCTGTTGAGGTTAACGCCGGGTCGGTTTATAAAGATCTTAAATAA